The Spirosoma sp. SC4-14 DNA window GCAAGGCTGGACGCCCTGCTTAATGACTATTTCGCCAGTGAGGAGCTTACGCTCAAAGGCTTGCCTACAGTGCAATCGGTGTGCGACAGGCTCAACATATCGGTAAGTTACCTGAGCCGCGTTCTGAAATTACTCACCGGGCAAAGTACCCAGCAACACATTCACGAAAAGCTGATTGAAAAAGCAAAAGAAAGGTTGTCTACTACTCAACTGTCGGTAAGCGAGATCGCCTATACGTTAGGTTTCGAGCATCCGCAGTCATTCAGCAAATTGTTTAAAGCAAAGACCAATCAGTCGCCTTTGGAGTTTAGAGCTTCCTTTAACTAAAGTTTACCAGGCAGGCCGAAGTTCCCCACTCTACCCGGCAGCCAGTTTAACGACAAGTTTTCAGAACTCGCTTCATTACATTACGCCCCACGATTGGTTTATTTTTCAGGCAAAATCGGTTTAGCAAACGGGTTGCTTTTTACTGGACACGACGTTTAACACCCTTCATAAAAAAGCTGATTCAGTTTAGGGAAGATTCGTTTGTGGCTGTCGACCCGCTTTAGCTCTGCAATAGACCGGAATGGCTGATTCCTCATTTCGACTACAAATCCCCTCAATTTGCCTACAAACGACAACTGCCTCCGAATGACCTTTGCCGTATCATTAACCGATGTCTTATGATACAACAAAACGAAACGTCCGGTAATAGCTCTGCTCAAATACCTGGACTAACGACTAAAGTCTGGTTTATTACGGGCGCTTCCCGGGGGTTTGGACGCATTTGGGCCAACGCTGCCCTTGAGCGGGGCGACAAGGTGGTGGCCACTGCCCGCAAACGGGCAAGCCTTGATGAACTGGCTGAAAAATTCGGCGAAAACGTGCTTACGCTGGAACTCGACGTGACCAATCCCGACCAGGTAAAGACGGTTGTCGAACAAGCTCATACGCACTTCGGCAGGTTAGATATCGTTCTTAATAATGCCGGTTATTCACTAGTTGGCACCATTGAAGAAGCCAGTGCTGCTGCTATTCATGCCCTTTATGAAACGAATATTTTCGGTCCGATTTCTGTTATTCAGGCAGCCCTGCCGCTACTACGAAAGCAGGGGGGTGGGCATATCCTTGGCGTATCCAGCAACCTGGGCCATGTGACACTGCCGGTGATTGGCTACTATTGTTCGTCAAAGTGGGCATTCGAGGCTATTCACGAAAGCCTGGCCGCTGAGATTAAACCATTTGGCATCAATGTAACCCTTATCGAACCGGGGGCTTATGCCACTGAATTCGGTAGCCCGGAATCCTTAAAGTTTGCCCAGGGTCTCGATATCTATACCGATTTTAAGGCGCAATTTTTCAACCGTTTAAGAGCCCTGGAAAGAGGTAATCCGGCGGCAACCCCAGACGCGCTTTTTCGGGTGGTTGATGCCGAAAACCCTCCTTTACGGTTCTTTCTGGGTAGTCATAATTTGCCTGCCGTGCGCGATGCCTATAGTGAGCGATTAGCAACCTGGGAAGCCTGGGAAGCTGTTTCGAAGACGGCCCAGGGGCAATCCAATCAGGGAACTCCGAACTAAGAAAATCGATTATCATCCATGATAACCGATAGCTGTTTTTCCATCGGTTATCATGTTTTCGTACTTAGCGGTGAAAAAAGAAGAAAACAGCCCTTATAAAATTGAATCACTAACCGACGCGCACCGGGCCTTTGGCTTACCGAAGCCTCTGCATCCGTTGGTAAGTCTGATCAATGGCCCTCATTCGCAGGTTGAAGGAGTCAGGTTTCCGCCCTACCATGTGCTGGGTTTTTATAAAATATCGTATAAACCAAAGCTGAGTGGTAAATTAAAATACGGCCAGCATCATTATGATTTTGACGAAGGAGGTTTGTTATTCGCTTCGCCTGGTCAGCTTATTGGCAACAACGACAATGATGCCAGCGTTTGTTCTGCCTATACGTTGCTGATTCATCCTGATTTCTTTTTAGGCTATCCTCTGGCCAAAACCATTAAGCAGTATGGTTTCTTCTCCTATTCGACTCATGAAACGTTACACCTTTCGGAAGAGGAAAAGGGAAACATTATTGGGATCTTTAAAATGATCGACCATGAGTTACACAGCCGAATCGATGACTCAAGCCAGGCTGTCATTATAGCTCAGATTGAGTTGTTGCTCAATTATGCCAATCGGTACTACAAGCGCCAGTTCATCACCCGCAAAGCAGTCAACAGTGATCTGTTACAAAAGCTGGAAGATGTAATAGAAGCTTATTTTACCGATGAACTGTCCTTAAACCAGGGCTTACCGACGGTTCACTACCTGGCCGAACAGGTCAATCTTTCTCCGAGTTATTTAAGTGATATGCTGCGATCCCTAATTGGTCAAAATGCGCAGCAGTATGTTCATGATAAACTCATCGAAAAAGCGAAAGAAATTTTATCTACGACCAACTTATCGGTCAGCGAAGTAGCCTATGCTTTGGGTTTCGAGCACTCCCAATCGTTCAGTAAGCTCTTTAAAACGAAAACGCACTTGTCTCCCCTGGCCTTCAGACGGTCGTTTAATTAAGCAGAGACCATTTGATTCCGGCTGGCTCCATATCGTATTTGGCGCATGGAGCCAGCCGGAACAACATGCTCAATCGATACCGATTACCAGAAGGCATATCGATCCGTCAATAGCTTTCGCTTCCAGTTGGAGATGGGATAGCCAAACATGATGGATCTGGATACCTTACTTTTTTAAAATGCCTTTTTCAACGCTGTCGTTAAGTAGCTGCTCGGCATAGCGCCAGATTTGAGTCGATCCCTGTTGGATGACTTGCTTTTTGGCATACACCTTATCATACTTTACGCTGAATTCAGCCCAGGTTCCCCCTTTGTTCGACGCATTCTGCAAGAGAGGTTCGAGTCGATCCATAGCACGGGCAAATTTGGCTTCGTTGGTTTGCCCCGCTTCAAACTCTTCCCAAACAGCTATGAATTCGGCGGCTTGCTCTTCAGGCAGTAAGCCAAAGATCCGTTTAGCCGCTGCCCGCTCTTCAACCGTATTATCATGGCTTTTTTGCGTATCATAGATAAATGTGTCGCCAGCATCTATTTCAACAATATCATGAATCAGCAGCATCTTTATCACCCTAAGCATATTGAGCGGGAAATTCGCGTGCTCAGCCAACACAAGAGCCATTAAGGCAAGATGCCAACTGTGTTCAGCGTCGTTCTCCCTTCGGTCGCTGTTCAGTAACTTCGTCTTACGAAGGATATACTTAAGCTTATCCACCTCCTTGATGAACTCAATCTGCAGGGAAAGAATAGCCGATTCCATCTGTTGCTTTTTAATGATGGAGCAAAATTGAACGCTAGGGGTATAAATGCAATTGCCAATTGGCAAGAAATACGCTAGACGATATTTTTTCGTATCCGGCTGAGCGAAGATGGGGTAATGCCCAGATAAGAGGCTATCATACTGAGCGGAACACGGTTGGCCAATCCGGGGTAATGATCCAGAAAGTTCAGGTATCTTTTCTGGGCGTCCTGTACTATCATATTACTAGTGAACTTCAACTTATTTTCCAGAACGTAGGACGTGATTTTAACGAATATATCCTGCCATCCGGGAATAAGAGCTGAAAGCTGAGTAAAGTCTTCTTTGGAAAAGACTAAAAGCTGGCAATCTGTGATGGCTTCAATGTACTCGGTGGAGGGCATTTCATCACGAAAACTGTTGATATCAACAACAAATCGATTCTCATAAATAAAGTATCGGGTGAAACTGTCGCCAAGTTTATCGTAATAACAGACCCTGAAAATCCCCTTTGTAACATATCCTAGTTGATTGGAAATTTTCCCAGCTTCTGCAAAGTAAGTCCCTTTGGCAATGTTTCTGCGTTTGGCCTTCGCCTGAATCAACTCCCGATGCTGAACCGCAAGGTGTCCAAATTGAAGCAAATAGGTAATGAGCTCTTCCATTAGCTAAAGCTATTAAGTAATGCACAAACATTGTTCCCCGTTCCCCAACATTGTTTACTAGCAATGTTGGGGACTTTCTTCTTTGCCTTTTGCTGCTAATGATGCACAAGCTTACTAAACCCTGGTCTCATACAACTTGTGTTCATTAGGCAATATCGGATCTATTGAATCGGGGATCATATACTCTCGAAAACGCAAAAGCCGCTGATTATCAGCGGCTTTTGCGTTTTATAACTTACTCTTGTCAGAGCGTTTTGTACCAGGAGCGGGAATCGAACCCGCACGGCCCGTAAGGACCACAGGATTTTAAGTCCGGCGCGTCTACCTGTTCCGCCATCCCGGCAACCTTTTATTCCGCCGAAGCGGTTTTTACAAAAAAAGCACCGTTGGTCGGTGCCTTTTTTTGGAGCGAAAGACGGGGTTCGAACCCGCGACCTCGACCTTGGCAAGGTCGCGCTCTACCAGCTGAGCTACTTTCGCGTTTATCATTCGCCCTACCTCGGCGAATTGTGGATGCAAATTTAGGGCGTTTTGCTGGTTTGTCAAGCTATTACCCGAAAAATTTTCCAATTAATTTCTCCTTAACTCGTTCCAAATCTGATTACGAACGAGTTAAGGCAATCAAAAAAAGAAAAAAACTGTTTAGCCCAATACTCGATATCCACATCATCTGCATGGTCGTTCGATAATTAGCCTGATTAGGGTCTTTGTATACCCGGGAAAACCATCGCAGAAAGAAAATAACGGCAGGCAACAGGAACAACAGGTAGATCAGAATGAGGTAACTTCCTTCAAAATAGATGTAAAAACCTACCATCGATAACAGATACATCACTACTGCACAAATAAATGTACCTCGAACACCCATCATCAGACTAATGGTTCTGTCGCCACGCCGGGCGTCCTCTTCGTGCTGATAGACCTGTGTGACCGGATAGAGCGCCATCAGATTCAGGGTGGCCAGCAGCCCTCCTAAAAGAAGTTTCGGCTGGCCAATCGTCGATAGAGGCAAATCATTGATTGATATGTAGGTCATTACGTACGTAATGCCGCCCTGCAATACACTTATAAGCAACCAACTCAGGATTGGGTATTTTTTCAGTCGAATACGGTCGTGACTGTAGGCTTTGGTCACAAAGCCATAGACCAGTAAATAGAGCACAAATGGCCAGTTTACAAAAATGCTCCCCAGCACCAATGCAACAACATCGAGCGCCCACGATACCCAATAGAGATCTTTATCGACAGGTGGCGGTTTTTCCAAACCACCTATACTGCCCTCATCTTTATCGAAATAGCTATTATAGGCATTACTGGCCGGATACAACAACAAGTGAACAATAAGCAAAACGGCTACCGATTTACCCAGATCTGGATGCACCGACTGGCTTACGGCAAACCAGAACATTGGCAATAGAAAAACGGAGAAGGGTACGCGAAGGTGTAGCCAGATAGTGCGGGCAGTCATAACGTGATGGCGATGCGAGTTGTCAATTTACAGAACTTTCGGCAATCGGCATAGTTATACATCCATAGCACTCTATGAATTAATAGTCGACCCATCGGATGGACCTAACGCAATCTTTACCAGACGGTTATATTAATGCAATCGGCACGGCAGTACCGCTTTATTTTTCTACCCAGCAACAGGCCGCTGAGCTAATGGCCGATTTACTTCATTTTGAGGACCAGGACCGCCGACGGCTCATGACGCTCTATCGCTATACTCGAATTGATAAGCGGCACACTGTACTGGCTGATTACACAAGGTCGCCCGGCGCGTTTACGTTTTACCCAAACACACCCGATTTGGAGCCATTTCCAACGGTTAGCCAGCGAATGGGAGTCTATCGGCAGGAAGCGGTACCTCTAGCTTTAA harbors:
- a CDS encoding UbiA family prenyltransferase, which produces MTARTIWLHLRVPFSVFLLPMFWFAVSQSVHPDLGKSVAVLLIVHLLLYPASNAYNSYFDKDEGSIGGLEKPPPVDKDLYWVSWALDVVALVLGSIFVNWPFVLYLLVYGFVTKAYSHDRIRLKKYPILSWLLISVLQGGITYVMTYISINDLPLSTIGQPKLLLGGLLATLNLMALYPVTQVYQHEEDARRGDRTISLMMGVRGTFICAVVMYLLSMVGFYIYFEGSYLILIYLLFLLPAVIFFLRWFSRVYKDPNQANYRTTMQMMWISSIGLNSFFLFLIALTRS
- a CDS encoding HD domain-containing protein; amino-acid sequence: MESAILSLQIEFIKEVDKLKYILRKTKLLNSDRRENDAEHSWHLALMALVLAEHANFPLNMLRVIKMLLIHDIVEIDAGDTFIYDTQKSHDNTVEERAAAKRIFGLLPEEQAAEFIAVWEEFEAGQTNEAKFARAMDRLEPLLQNASNKGGTWAEFSVKYDKVYAKKQVIQQGSTQIWRYAEQLLNDSVEKGILKK
- a CDS encoding Crp/Fnr family transcriptional regulator — its product is MEELITYLLQFGHLAVQHRELIQAKAKRRNIAKGTYFAEAGKISNQLGYVTKGIFRVCYYDKLGDSFTRYFIYENRFVVDINSFRDEMPSTEYIEAITDCQLLVFSKEDFTQLSALIPGWQDIFVKITSYVLENKLKFTSNMIVQDAQKRYLNFLDHYPGLANRVPLSMIASYLGITPSSLSRIRKNIV
- a CDS encoding helix-turn-helix transcriptional regulator — its product is MKKEENSPYKIESLTDAHRAFGLPKPLHPLVSLINGPHSQVEGVRFPPYHVLGFYKISYKPKLSGKLKYGQHHYDFDEGGLLFASPGQLIGNNDNDASVCSAYTLLIHPDFFLGYPLAKTIKQYGFFSYSTHETLHLSEEEKGNIIGIFKMIDHELHSRIDDSSQAVIIAQIELLLNYANRYYKRQFITRKAVNSDLLQKLEDVIEAYFTDELSLNQGLPTVHYLAEQVNLSPSYLSDMLRSLIGQNAQQYVHDKLIEKAKEILSTTNLSVSEVAYALGFEHSQSFSKLFKTKTHLSPLAFRRSFN
- a CDS encoding SDR family NAD(P)-dependent oxidoreductase produces the protein MIQQNETSGNSSAQIPGLTTKVWFITGASRGFGRIWANAALERGDKVVATARKRASLDELAEKFGENVLTLELDVTNPDQVKTVVEQAHTHFGRLDIVLNNAGYSLVGTIEEASAAAIHALYETNIFGPISVIQAALPLLRKQGGGHILGVSSNLGHVTLPVIGYYCSSKWAFEAIHESLAAEIKPFGINVTLIEPGAYATEFGSPESLKFAQGLDIYTDFKAQFFNRLRALERGNPAATPDALFRVVDAENPPLRFFLGSHNLPAVRDAYSERLATWEAWEAVSKTAQGQSNQGTPN